The stretch of DNA CTTTGGGCTGCCAGGTTACTGCTGCtaggtattatttctttaaaataatactaaattttATACCATCTTGTAGAGAGAGGACAAAATATATGTGGGAAGAAATAAAGTTATCCcttcttctgttattttattttttcagtgtcACAGAAAAAAGTGTATAATTTCAGTTTAAGTTTATAGGAATGTACCTTTCCTTGTAACCCTTCTGAACACTGAAAACACATGCAACCAACCAAAATGGTGGTtggaactgaaaaaaatttatagttCTACAGAATTAACTTGGTTTATCTaattaatttatcattatttcaaaatcCTGTTTTATGGCATTCTAGCCTTTCCATGGAGGAGTATGGACAGATATTTTAACTTGACGGATTGAAAAATTATAACTATTTCACTATCAGTTAGCTCACAATCAATTTATAGTTTTCAGAGAGAAGTTATACTGACATTATTTGCCATATTGTTAATGGGTAGCATAATATTACAATAATGTTAAAGCTTTTTCTATTGTGGCTGATTGTTttgctgttatatttttaaaatcatgactgTACTTTTCTTCCATAGGCAAATGCCaggaaagacagaaacaaagCTGAATTTTAGCTTCTGGatgcaaaaattataatttaaatttagctAAAATGTTTGGTTGCCGAGGAactgaaaacatttcatttacCAGCATAGATTTTATATAATACTGCTGAATCTAAGCTCTCTCTCTACTTCTCCCACAATCCCTCACACAATTAAATAAGTTACTATTACAAAGTTTAAAACCTCTATGCTAATACTACACAAATGCATactctcatttaatatttttggaaattttgttttcaaaggaaCATGTTATGTTATACTTACAAGCACCATCTTCATCATAGTTACTAAGATCAGCATGGACTGTTCTGCTGAATTCTAATACATTGTACCATTGATCTTTGTTCATAACACGATACTTTGATTGCtgcaaaaatgatttaaatatttgtatttaaatatttaaacaaacatCATTTACTCAATTTAGTAAACTAAGTTTTAACTGTTTTTGTGATTTggttttttctaaaacatttactatttttttaattatttgtgtttctaagaGATTCCTCATGGGCATTTACATATTAACATaatctattttttactttttttttcatttttgaggaaTAATAAGAGCACTGAGTACTAACAGTAAGGATAAAACTAactttttcatatgtatatacttGTGTTACCACCAATGAGATCAAGATATATAACATTTCCTACATCCAGTATGTTCTATTGTGCTGCTTCCTAGTAAATCATTTCTTTGCTCAAGATTTACTGTTTAGCCACATTTTGAGTTTGGCATCTTTGGAAACAAGTGAAAGAGTATAGGCTTCGATTTAAATCCCACCCTTGCCACTTAATTGAGTGattttgggaaagttacttaagaATAGAAACCACCTCCTCATTTGTTAAATGGGGATAGAATTTAATTCAAAATGGtattataaagatttttaaaaatatatgccaaaCAACCTGCACATAACAAGTGTCTGAAAATATTTAGTTCTTCTCAGCTCCCCATAGAGCTGAATATTTTTACAttcagttaaatttatttttgcccaAAACTACtaataggaagaaaatagataccatccatcaaaaataatttataggaCTTACAGATTGAATCATGCGTAAAACTCATTCATGTAAGACCTTTTCATatcattgtctctttttttttttttctgagacagagtctcgttctgtcacccaggctggagtgtagtggtgcaatctcagcttactgcaacctccacctccctggttcaagcaattctcgtgcctcagcctcccgagtagctgggactacaggcacaaaccaccacacccagctaattttttgtgtgtatttttagtagagacggggattcaccatgttggccaggctggtctcgaactcctggcctcaagtgatctgcctgccttggcctcccaacgtgctgggattacaggcgtgtgccaccacgcccagctgatatCACTGTCTTGTATCACAACTTTTACTACTCTGGGAAAAGGGAAGCAGCTATAAGCAATGTGCTTTAtgagaaattatttccaaaggaaaaagcATCTGTATTCAAGATATGGTGAGAACTATACCAATAACCCTAGAATTACAAAGGcacaaaaacagatttaaaaaaaaaaaactagacaaagcaatggaaaaaaagaatagcatCTTCTTAGAATCACTGCCTATAGTAGTTGCTATGATAAACCTTCTAAAAGAACACGTCATCATTTCAGCTTACATTTTTTTAGTAACCAGCATATTTAAGTATACTATTATAGCCATTCTCATATTTGTGgccataaaatattaatagctttattctgtttctttagattgagcctaagtagaaaaggaaagttttattaCTAAATTGGTTCTCTTATGTACATTTCAGCTTAAGACCCTGtgtaacaaaagaagaaaatcagattTAGAAGCTTAAAGGTTTGTGTACTAGCATTAACTCTCTTATGAAAACCCCGAGAAACTAATTCTGCAAGACAAATGTCTGTGATACAatgtatttcttggaggtttcTTTTATTTGGGGGACTGGGGGGGTAGGATTGAAAATATCTTAggtacaaaatatattaataaacatgAACTTCTATCTAAAAATAGCAACTgatatgtacatattttagaattttttctctaaagtttttttaaagcataCTATTAAAAATCTACTTGTTCCTCAAAAGTATAACTTTcagattaagttttaaaataatattttcaaaattcgaAAAAACATACGTACCTCCAGGTACTGGTAAAATACTGAAAACAGTGGCCATGTCCTCCCAAGCAGAAGAGCTAACATAGATTTAGCAGTATCAATATCAAGGCTTCTCTGATCTTTATCctaaaatataagtgaaaaagTTTTCCTAAGTGTGGTCTCAAGATGAAAAgctattaaaacaacaaaacaagaaaattgcACCTACCCTTGCAAAATCAAAGGCATATCTGTAGATATTCTTAAATGACGAAATATCATTCAACTGTGAGCGCAAAAAGTCAAATttgttttgtaacttttctgtgcAGTCACaccttaaataaaagaaatatcaaaCAAATTACATAatcaagaaaatcaaataaaagtatCACTGGGGGTTAGACGTAATGCATTAAGAAAAAAGTGAGCGCATTTATGAAgttaatttagttttaaaattctgagtCACAAATTTAGAGTAATAAATTTCTTGCCCTGCATCTACcaatgcaataaaaaaagaaaaaaggggaaaaaagaaaacctgggaaTCAAAGAAAGTTCACTCCAATTACtttgcttaaaaacaaacaaacagctcattcaaaaattccaaataaaatcgAAGTTAAAAAGAGATgtattaaaacatgttttatcaCATATACAGCTAAAAATGGCAGAGCAAATGAAACTAATCACGCCTTTGTCACACATTTCTTTAGAAAGTTCGTAGGTAACAGTTTGGTGAAAGACATTAGTCATGAGTAGTTTTAAAAGTTTAGGATATAACACAGTGCAAATTAATACATTAAGTGGTCCAGTCATAAATCAAGATCCCTATATTTTTGTGAACAAAAAGTCAAAGTCAATCAGTAGAAGCACCTAACTTCAAATAAGTTATATATGCAAAAGCATGCAAACAACAAGTCATACgtgttatttttaaagacaagacaTTAAATATAAGCAGCTAAATATATGGAAGGCTCAAAAATCTTAACTGACTTTGTCTCAGTGGGTTGATAAATTCCACTGTTTAGCAAGAAGCAAGGCAGTCAAGGCCTTTCACAATTTGGCACAAATCTCTAGTTTCATCTCCTGCCACTTCCTGATAACCTTACCATGCTCTAATTATATCACTTACCATTCCCAAATGCCACTGCCATACTTCAGCACCCATTATTTCCACTTGAAATCTCAAACATGctgataaaaatattattcatcaaGACCTAACTCACATTTTGCCACCTCTGAGAGACCATCTGACTCCCTTTAATCAAATTAATTGTGCCATCTACTGTGGTCCACAGTATTCCACTCAAAACTGAATTTTAGTTATTCAACATGCTCTCCAGCCACCTGGCATTCTCAGATTTAACTAAGACTATACTAAATCAATAATGCAAAGGCCTATAATGTGTAGTAACATAATTTCATTAATGTGTAAATATTTTGGacaattttctaatattaattaAACCTTGCATTTCTAGAATAAGTCAAATTTGGTCATGTTATCTGTTTTATACATTGCTGGATTTTGGGGTTGTTTTGCTAGGTTCCTAAGTGAGACTAGCTTTTAAGTTTCATTCTTACTCTCCTTGCTAGTTTTTTTAACAAGATTGTAGTACATAAGactcagaaaatgaaaagagaattgCTACTTTTCCCCCCCGTTTTTTGAAAAAGCTTATGTAACCCTGGAATTAGCATCTGTCCAAACTCAGGTGAGTATTGAGGGAAGGAAAACTTTTAACTAATAAACCAACATTTTTAATGGCCATAGGgccattcagattttctatttctttttgaatgtTTTGGTCCCATACTTTTCTCATAActgattattttacatataagtttatttaaatatgattaaaatttataacattttctaatttgcatTAGCATTATCTTCatcccttttttgttgtttttcttgacCAATCTTACcagaatttaattaatttaatatagtATTTAAGGCTataatttccctcttaatacaACTTTAGCTGCAACCACAAGTTTTGATAAGTATTGTTTGTAGAACTatcattcgatccagcaatcccattattggatatatacccagaggaatataaatcatcctaccaTAAAGATATGCaggtgaatgttcattgcagcactattcacaatagcaaagacatggaatcaacctaaatgcccaccagtgatggactggacaaagaaaatacatatacaccatggtatatgtacactatggaatactaagcagccataaaaaaagaacacgATCATACATTTTGCGGGAACATGGATGGTgctagaggtcattatccttagcaagctaatgctggaaaaccaaatatcacatgtactcacttatacgtgggagctaaatgatgtgaacttatgaacacaaagaaggaaacaacagacactggggtctacttgaaggtggagggtgggagaagagagaggggcATAAAAGATAACTgttgagtactaggcttaatacctgggtaatgaaataatctgcacaatcAACCCCTCTGACACtactttacctatgtaacaaagcttcacatgtacccccaaacctaaaaattaaaaaaaaaaaaagatcttacagttcaaaaatacatgcatatttttGCTTTCAGTATTTACTTGTATATGACACCTTGACAAGAACTGTTTTGAAGGAGTGACAGGGATAGAAATTTTACTGGCACAGGTTtaagagagaatgaaaagagtGGAACTGGAGAAAATAAGTATAGACGAATGCTTTCAAAGAGTTTGATTCTAAAGTGGTGCAGATAAAAGAGGCACTAACTTGAGTGGGATGCAGCCAATGAACTTTTCACACTCACTCTCTCCTAGGTACAACTAAAATCCCTGAacattatatagaaaataaacacaagacCCTGAAAGGTGGAAACCTGAGGAACTACATGGTGGTGAGTTATCTGGGTTTCTTTTTGCCTAATATATTCCAAACTTGGAGCTGAAGAAGCTAGTAACCAGCAACACCAATGGGGGCAGACAAAAAGCCCCAATAAAACCCTGCCTTTTCTCTagccaaaagacaaagaaaggaggagcctcacaaaacagaaaactcttagaaaacaAACACTCTACTCCAGTTAAAAACCACTGAAAAAACTATGGCCCAACTCCCACCAATGCCAGCAAAGACTGAATGGGGACCTAAAATGTCCACCCTTACCAGGATATAATAAAGCCTCTCTCTCAACTCCTACAATGCTGGTGGAAATCGAAACCACACAGGTAACATGAACTTCTGCTCTTGCCAGGTAGTAACAAGCAGCCAATCCTCTTCTGCCCTAGGTTGATATAGAGGAGGCCTAGTGAAGGGTCAGGGCTTTCACCATCACCCAGTGGTAACAAGGCACTCCTATCCCTTTCAGACAAGAAAGCATCAGTAAAAGCGTAGTGGGAACCCAGAACTCTCATCCCTGCCCAGCAGTCACAAGGGATATCCTTCCTTAGATGTTAATGAATGCAGAGTAGAAAATTCAATTTCTACCTGTACCTGGCAGTAATAAGGTGGCAGCCCTGATTTCTCTTGCCAGAATAGCATTAGAGTAAGCTAGCTAAAACTGAAGCTTTAAATACGATCCAGAGATCCAGAGTTTCATAATATACTACCCAAAATATCCaggtttcaatttaaaaaatcacttgtcAAACCAAGATCTCAAATGGAATGCAAAAACACAATCAATACTTGCAACCACCAAAATGACAGAGATGTTCAGAATTATCTGACACATTTTAAATTAGCTATCACACAAATGCTTCAACAAGTAATTAAAAAcgtaatagaaaaatgaaaaaatataaagtctcagcaaaaaaaaaaaagtccaaggacaaagaaatataagatacaaaaaaagaaccaaatggaaatttttgaACTGTAAAATACAAGGTAGCCTTAAGCCCTAATATATCCATAATTACATGACAGTGAGTAGTCTAAATACACCAATAAGacagagtggattaaaaaaagcATGACCCAAACATATGCTGTCTAGAAGAAACTTTAACTTCAAATAGTATAGGCAGGTTGAAAGTGaaacaatggaaaataatatctcacagaaatattaaaagaaagcaGGAAGTGGCTTTCTACATTAGATGATATTAAAATAGAGcaacttcagagcaaagaaaatgatcAGAACAGAGAGGATAATCATATtataataaaagggtcaatccaTCAGAAAGACATAGCAATCCTAAACAATTCTAAGCAATCCTATACACGTTAAACAATAGAGCTGCAAAATGTGTGAAGTAAAAACTAAATGTGTGAAGTAgcactgaaaagagaaataaattcataattaTAGTTGGATATTTCACCACCCCTTTTCCAGCAATTGATAGAAACACTAGATAGAATTCAACGAACACAGAGAATTTAACATCATCAACCAACAGGATCTAGCTGAACTTAGTAGACTACTCCATTCGAagacaacagaatacacattcttttcaagtgcccacaaaacataaaacaagacaGACCAATCCGGAGACATAAACCCCTTAACAGagtaaaaataactgaaataaaaaagaatgtgttctCTGACAacaatggaatcaaactagaaatcaataacagaaagttAATGGCAAAATctccaaacacttggaaactaaACAGCAAACACCTAAATAATCTATGGGAGAGTTAAGTCTcaagggaaaacagaaaatacattaaactaaatgaaaatacaacatatcaaaatgttGACATACAAATAAAGCAGTActgagaaggaaatttatagtgctaaatacacacattagaaaaaagaaaaagccttaaTCAACAATCTAAGCTTGTACCTCTAGAAcccagaaaaagaaaggcaaaataaacaaaccaaacagGACAAAGTAAATAAGAGCAGAAACtgctgaaattgaaaacagaaaaatcaatgcAACAAAGCacattgaaaagatcaataaaattgacaattcTCTAACAAGACtgacaaaaaagagagaagacaaaaattaccCATATCAGGAATGAAATGGGGTATTATTACAGACCCACAGCTATCAAAAGCATAGTAAGGGATACACAATGAACATATACAATGTATGATAGTAAGGGATCACAATGAACAACTCTCTACACACACAAATTTTTCTACACATATAAAGATTTTTATACAGGtataatctatatataattttatatactctATATCTATATGATCTAtaatctatatatagatattttatatctattgatttatatagatataatctatatctatgtaaatattttatatagagatTTTACACAGATTTTTacatagatataaaaattctACATATGTAACAATTTTTCTACATCAAAACTTGGATGAAATGGACCAATAAgttccttgaaaaacacaaactaccacaACACATACAATATACAGTAGTCTGAGTAGACCTGTTATTATTAACGAAATTGAActcaaaatttttaaactttcaaaaaagaaactcCAGGAACAGATGGTTTCACTACAGAATTATACCAAACCTTTAAAGACTTATTCCACATCTCTCTCAAAAcataaaagattaagaaaatttaaaatatttaaaaaaagaaaaatttatttaataaagccAGTATtacttgataccaaaaccaggcaaatacaaaaaaaagccacataattttatcatttaatacagaaaaagcactttaaaaatttaacatccattcatgataaaactcagaaaaaaaaaaatagaggggaGTGTCCTCAACTTCGTAGAGCATAAATAAGTAACTTACAGGTAACATAACAGTGAAAGCCAACGTTTTCTCTCTAAGATGGGGAACAAGGAAAAGATGCCTACTCTTTCCACTCTTATCGACATAGTGGTAGAAGTTCTAGCTCATGTAAtaagtcaaaaaaaagaaataggagaggatgtggagaaataggaatgattttacactgttggtgggactgtaaactagttcaaccattgtggaagacagtgtggtgattcctcaaggatctagaactagatctagatctagatctagatctagaactagaactagaaataccatttgacccagccatcccattactgggcatatacccaaaggattataaatcatgctgctataaagacatatgcacacgtatgtttactgtggcactattcacaatagtaaagacttggaaccatcccaaatgtccatcaatgatagactggattaagaaaatgtggcacatacacaccatggaatactatccagccataaaaaaggatgagttcatgtcctttgtagggacagggatgaagctagaaaccatcattctgagcaaactatcacaggacagaaaaccaaacactgcatgttctcactcataggtgggaactgaacaatgagaacacttggacacagggtggggaacatcacacaccggggcctgtcggggggtggggggaggggggagggatagcattaggagatatacctaacataAACGACGAGCTAACGGGTGcagcaccaacatggcacatgtatacatatgtaacaaacctgcacgttgtgcacatgtaccctagaacttgaagtataataataaaagaaataaaagatatatagatcagaaaagagaaataaactgtCCCTATTTCTAGATGACATgactatgtagaaaatccaaggTCTATACAGAAAACATCTTAGAACGAACAGGtgagttcagcaaggtcacaggatacaagataaacatataaaaatcaattgtatttctatatattagtaATGAACATGTGGacactaaaatgtaaaataccatttacaacaggttgaagtaaaaataaaatacttaggtgtaATTCTAACAAAAGATGTACAGGACGTATATGCCGAAAACTACAcaaaactgatgaaaaaaatcaaatacctaaaaaaatgaagagacattACTATCTTCCAGTATTCAAAGCAAGActgacaaaaaaagagagaagacaaaaattaccaatatcaggaatatTAAGAGTATTCAAAGACTCAAAACAGTaaaaatgtcaattctccccaaatttatatgctATTTAACCAAAATCTCAGCAagatatttttgtaaagaaaagactattctaaaatttatatggaaaagcaaatacaCTAGAATacctaaaacaattttgaaacagGATGCATAAGTCTACCTGATTTCAAGTCTTAGTATTTAGCCACAGTAATCCAGACTGTGTGGTACTGGCAGAAGGTTAAGACACATCAGtggaacagagaacccagaaataaatgtacacaaataTGTCCAACATTTACATAGCttttacagaaattaattcaaaatgcacCACTgacttacatgtaaaatttaATAATGGAAGGCTTCtagaaaaatacatgagaaaattCTCATGATATAAGGCTAGGCAAATAATTCTTAGACTTGACATCAAAAGTACAATCAAAAGTACATCAAAACTGAGGCgggggctcatgtctgtaatcccaacatttttggaggctcaggcgggcagatcacttgaggtcaggattttgagaccagcctggccaacatggtgaaatcctgtcactactaaaaaatagaaaaattagccaggtatggtggcacatgcatgtgtggctactcggggggctgatgtgggaggatcgcttgaacccaggaggtgaaggttgaagtcagccaagatcgcagcaCAGGTTGCAGTGCAAACTGTGAGTGAGACAACTCACTGgagtgcaacagagtgagattctcaaaaaaaagtacactccataaaaggaaaaactaataAACTGGACATCAtcaaaaacttttgctctgcaaaagacctTGTTACAGGAATGAAAGAAGTTATAGAAtgtaagaaaatgtttgcaaaacacACATTCAACAAAAGACTAGTATCAGCAAACTCTGaaaattcaacagtaaaaaaattTATCTTCCATGTTCGTTAGCATCTCTTTCACATTCCCCTTCTGCCTCTCTGCACTAATCTCCTTAGATATCGTAGATCACTGATCCTTACAAGTCAACTACATTATCTTCTTTCTATCTCATCTGctgagtgtttgtttgtttgtttgttttgagattgagtctcgctctgtccccaggctggagtgcagtggtgcaatctcaggtcacaacctccacctccccggttcaagcgattctcctgccttagcctccctagtagctgggactatgggcgtgcaccaccacatccagctaatttttgtatttttagtagagacagggtttcaccatgttggccaggatggtctcaatctcctgacctcgtgattggcccatctcagcctcccaaagtgctgggattacaggcgtgagccaccatgcccaggagtTTTTA from Homo sapiens chromosome 11, GRCh38.p14 Primary Assembly encodes:
- the DCUN1D5 gene encoding DCN1-like protein 5 isoform b (isoform b is encoded by transcript variant 2): MEKFCEDIGVEPENIIMLVLAWKLEAESMGFFTKEEWLKGMTSLQCDCTEKLQNKFDFLRSQLNDISSFKNIYRYAFDFARDKDQRSLDIDTAKSMLALLLGRTWPLFSVFYQYLEQSKYRVMNKDQWYNVLEFSRTVHADLSNYDEDGAWPVLLDEFVEWQKVRQTS
- the DCUN1D5 gene encoding DCN1-like protein 5 isoform c (isoform c is encoded by transcript variant 3) → MCDCTEKLQNKFDFLRSQLNDISSFKNIYRYAFDFARDKDQRSLDIDTAKSMLALLLGRTWPLFSVFYQYLEQSKYRVMNKDQWYNVLEFSRTVHADLSNYDEDGAWPVLLDEFVEWQKVRQTS